Sequence from the Candidatus Acidiferrales bacterium genome:
GATTGAGCGGTATCAAATTCACTTTGCAGCGAATTTTCGAGACCAGTTTCCGCAGCCGGTGAGCATCGTCGTCCGAATCGTTCACATCCTTCAGCAAAACGTACTCAAACGTCAGCCGCTCCCAGGAGCGCAGCGGGTAAAGCCGGCAGACCTCCATCAGTTGCTCGAGGGGATACTTCTTGTTGATGGGCATGATGCGGGTGCGTGTCTGGTCGGTGGTGGCGTTAAGCGAAACAGCCAGCTTCGGCCGGACGGTTTCCTGGGCCATCTTCTGGATGCCGGGAACGATTCCCGACGTGGAAAGGGTCAGGTGGCGCTGGGCAAGATTCAAGCCGCCTGGATGGCAGAACAGCCGCACGGAAGCCATCACCGCGTCGTAATTCAGGAGTGGCTCGCCCTGGCCCATGAGGACAATATTCGTTTGGGGGAGCAGATGCCCCTGGTTGTCGGCGAGCGCGGCAAGCACCTGGCCCAAGATTTCTCCCGCCGTCAAGTTCCGGCGCAGGCCCAACGTGGCCGTCATGCAGAACTTACAGTCCACGGCACAACCCGCCTGGGAGGAAATGCAGAGGGTGTCCCGGCCGGCAAATGGACGAGCGTCATCCGTGTCCGGCATGAAGACGGATTCGACTGTCTGCCTCCCTGCCTCCTGGCGGGGTGAGTCCGCCGCCTGAAGGCTAAAGACGTAGCGGCGCGTGCCGT
This genomic interval carries:
- the rlmN gene encoding 23S rRNA (adenine(2503)-C(2))-methyltransferase RlmN → MKAELLGRNLADLRQLVVAWGLEPYRGNQLYHALYAERRFSLAEMTNLPKPLRQELAGLASITLPRIVRRYDSRDGTRRYVFSLQAADSPRQEAGRQTVESVFMPDTDDARPFAGRDTLCISSQAGCAVDCKFCMTATLGLRRNLTAGEILGQVLAALADNQGHLLPQTNIVLMGQGEPLLNYDAVMASVRLFCHPGGLNLAQRHLTLSTSGIVPGIQKMAQETVRPKLAVSLNATTDQTRTRIMPINKKYPLEQLMEVCRLYPLRSWERLTFEYVLLKDVNDSDDDAHRLRKLVSKIRCKVNLIPLNPGPAPGALPFEPPAPERVATFQKILTSRGLLAFLRRPRGQDVLAACGQLALLEVAKNASTASPT